A genomic window from Qipengyuania oceanensis includes:
- a CDS encoding DsbA family protein, whose amino-acid sequence MKQHLITAALALVFGFLGAGIWQVSGAGDSFTRTYLIENADVLPEMAQRLQRMEMEKQLAGAGDATQPFPGAIIGNPNGSKTIVEFTDYACGYCRQTAPELAAMVAADPELKIVIREWPIFPGSENSARMALAAAKQGKYRAFHDALFAKGPPTTETIRAAATEAGLDMERAQADGMSPEVTQELMQNMQLAQAYGFSGTPSFVINGRPYEGAIGRAALERAVDQPADS is encoded by the coding sequence ATGAAACAGCATTTGATCACGGCGGCGCTTGCGCTCGTCTTCGGATTTCTAGGGGCAGGTATCTGGCAAGTCAGCGGGGCCGGAGATTCTTTCACGCGGACCTATCTGATCGAAAACGCGGACGTGCTGCCGGAGATGGCTCAACGCCTCCAGCGCATGGAGATGGAAAAGCAGCTGGCCGGTGCCGGCGATGCGACGCAGCCTTTCCCCGGCGCGATCATCGGTAACCCCAACGGTTCGAAAACGATTGTCGAGTTTACCGATTACGCGTGCGGATACTGCCGTCAGACCGCGCCAGAACTCGCGGCGATGGTCGCCGCCGATCCCGAACTGAAGATCGTCATCCGCGAATGGCCGATCTTCCCGGGGAGCGAGAACAGCGCGCGTATGGCGCTCGCCGCTGCCAAGCAGGGCAAGTATCGCGCGTTCCACGATGCGCTGTTCGCCAAGGGACCGCCGACTACCGAGACCATTCGCGCGGCAGCCACCGAGGCCGGGCTCGACATGGAGCGGGCACAGGCAGACGGGATGTCGCCCGAAGTCACGCAGGAACTCATGCAGAACATGCAGCTGGCGCAAGCTTACGGCTTTTCGGGCACGCCGAGCTTCGTGATCAACGGCCGCCCCTACGAAGGCGCCATTGGCCGGGCCGCGCTCGAGCGCGCGGTGGACCAGCCCGCCGACAGTTGA
- a CDS encoding M48 family metalloprotease, with the protein MRIRATLVSLAAVFALVAQPVAAQSVLRDAETEKLLDDMAAPLVEAAGLEPENVDIVLLNDPSLNAFVAGGQAIYIHSGLIDAADTANEVQGVIAHELGHITGGHIIRYGEGASKAGKVSILSMLIGLAAAVAGAGDAAMGVIAAGQQAAMGKFLAFTRVQESSADAAGAEYLSEAGISGRGSLSFFKKLQNREFRYGYSQDDDQEFVRTHPLSGDRIARLREDYVKDAAWEAPDDPVLQARFERAKAKLSGYLDEPKATLRDFPESRTDVPARYARAYAFHKSAYMDKALAETDALLASDPDDPYFLELKGQVLLESGKPDEALPLLRRATELTGNEPLIASTFGHALIATEDASHHEEAARVLKAAVARDRYNPFAWYQLGVIYGAQGDIPRARLASAEQQVMSGNYPEALRSAQAAEAGLDKGTPDWIRAQDISMQARAALEQMRDKR; encoded by the coding sequence ATGCGCATCCGTGCCACTCTGGTTTCCCTAGCCGCGGTCTTCGCGCTCGTGGCGCAGCCCGTCGCGGCGCAATCCGTCCTGCGCGACGCGGAAACGGAGAAGCTGCTCGACGACATGGCCGCGCCACTGGTCGAGGCGGCCGGGCTCGAGCCGGAAAACGTCGATATCGTTCTGCTCAACGATCCCTCGCTCAACGCTTTCGTCGCGGGCGGACAGGCGATCTACATCCACAGCGGACTGATCGATGCCGCGGATACGGCAAACGAAGTACAGGGCGTGATCGCCCACGAGCTCGGCCATATTACCGGCGGGCACATCATCCGCTACGGCGAAGGCGCGAGCAAGGCGGGCAAGGTCTCGATCCTGTCGATGCTGATCGGGCTAGCAGCGGCAGTCGCCGGGGCAGGCGATGCGGCGATGGGCGTTATTGCCGCCGGCCAGCAGGCCGCGATGGGCAAGTTCCTCGCCTTCACCCGGGTGCAGGAATCGTCCGCCGATGCCGCGGGCGCGGAGTATCTCTCCGAAGCCGGCATTTCGGGACGCGGCTCTTTGTCCTTCTTCAAGAAGCTGCAGAACCGCGAATTCCGCTATGGCTACAGCCAGGACGACGACCAGGAATTCGTCCGCACCCACCCGCTTTCCGGCGATCGCATCGCGCGCCTGCGCGAGGATTACGTGAAGGACGCTGCGTGGGAAGCGCCCGACGATCCGGTGCTGCAGGCGCGGTTCGAGCGCGCGAAGGCCAAGCTTTCGGGCTATCTCGACGAGCCCAAGGCGACCTTGCGCGATTTTCCCGAGAGCCGGACCGACGTGCCCGCGCGCTATGCCAGGGCATACGCGTTCCACAAGTCTGCCTACATGGACAAGGCGCTGGCCGAAACCGATGCGCTGCTCGCGAGCGATCCGGACGATCCCTATTTCCTCGAGCTGAAGGGGCAGGTGCTGCTCGAATCGGGCAAGCCGGACGAAGCCCTGCCGCTGCTGCGCCGTGCGACCGAATTGACCGGCAACGAACCACTGATCGCCTCGACCTTCGGCCACGCGCTGATCGCGACCGAGGATGCGAGCCATCACGAAGAGGCCGCACGCGTACTCAAGGCAGCGGTAGCGCGCGATCGCTACAACCCCTTCGCCTGGTACCAGCTCGGCGTGATCTACGGCGCGCAGGGCGATATTCCACGCGCGCGGCTCGCCAGTGCCGAACAACAGGTGATGAGCGGGAATTATCCCGAGGCGCTGCGCAGCGCTCAGGCCGCCGAGGCCGGACTGGACAAGGGCACTCCGGACTGGATCAGGGCACAGGACATCTCGATGCAGGCGCGCGCTGCGCTGGAGCAGATGCGCGACAAGCGCTGA
- a CDS encoding alpha/beta hydrolase, whose amino-acid sequence MVTALVVGVLALAGFGIWRIAVAQGSAATLDWIDARFVRERASSLVAEDRYGPANNQNVELWVPEGPPPEGGWLLAVFVYGGGWHSGDTASYRFVARTLGERGYATALVGYRLVGDGGKFPAMLEDTAAGVGEALALASAASDVSATKTVLIGHSAGAYNVLMLGLDPQWLAGAGVDPERIGGVISLAGPADFYPFTSDSARNALGNAPDPQMTQPIHFARSDAPPILLMHGTADDVVRVRNSRALAEAIRTSGGRVAEREFEGMGHAGIIMALSAPFAQGDKVIDPLLAFLRAGTAGRGATDAPSVPVQGESG is encoded by the coding sequence ATGGTCACGGCATTGGTGGTGGGGGTGCTCGCGCTCGCCGGGTTCGGCATCTGGCGCATTGCCGTGGCCCAGGGTTCGGCCGCAACGCTCGACTGGATCGATGCGCGCTTCGTTCGCGAGCGGGCATCGAGCCTGGTTGCTGAAGATCGTTACGGCCCGGCGAACAACCAGAATGTCGAACTGTGGGTGCCCGAAGGACCGCCGCCCGAAGGTGGATGGCTGCTGGCGGTGTTCGTTTATGGCGGCGGCTGGCATTCGGGCGATACGGCGAGTTACCGCTTCGTCGCGCGGACACTGGGCGAGCGCGGTTATGCGACGGCGCTGGTCGGTTACCGGCTGGTCGGCGATGGCGGAAAGTTTCCGGCGATGCTGGAGGACACGGCGGCGGGCGTCGGCGAGGCGCTGGCACTCGCAAGCGCCGCCAGCGATGTCTCGGCGACAAAGACTGTGCTGATCGGCCATTCGGCGGGGGCCTACAACGTCCTGATGCTCGGCCTCGACCCGCAATGGCTGGCGGGCGCAGGGGTCGACCCGGAACGCATCGGCGGCGTCATCAGCCTTGCCGGGCCTGCCGACTTCTACCCCTTCACGAGCGATTCGGCGCGCAACGCCCTCGGCAACGCGCCCGACCCGCAGATGACCCAGCCGATCCATTTCGCGCGCAGCGATGCCCCGCCGATCCTGCTGATGCACGGGACCGCCGACGATGTCGTCCGGGTGCGCAATTCGCGCGCACTGGCGGAGGCGATCCGGACGAGCGGTGGCAGGGTCGCGGAGCGCGAGTTCGAAGGCATGGGCCACGCGGGGATCATCATGGCACTGAGCGCGCCGTTCGCGCAGGGAGACAAGGTGATCGATCCGCTGCTCGCTTTCCTGCGCGCAGGCACTGCCGGACGGGGAGCGACCGATGCGCCTTCAGTTCCGGTTCAGGGCGAAAGCGGCTAG
- a CDS encoding sterol desaturase family protein yields MVAAILLSALAMTAIVAVRYLATSGFFAWLTDRTRPGHHDALKPQIRKEIAWSLASAAIYGIPAGIVAWGWQERGWTKIYTGWSDYPLWYLPVAPLLYLLAHDTWFYWTHRWMHVPRLFRTMHAVHHASRPPTAWAAMSFHPWEAITGAIVIPALVFLIPIHVAMLGTVLLVMTVMGVTNHMGWEMFPRRLVHSALGGWLITASHHQRHHEEYRCNYGLYFRHWDKLCGTDRGLSRSWD; encoded by the coding sequence ATGGTCGCCGCGATCCTCCTGTCCGCTCTCGCCATGACCGCGATCGTCGCGGTCCGCTATCTGGCGACCAGCGGCTTTTTCGCCTGGCTCACCGACCGGACGAGACCGGGTCATCACGATGCGCTCAAGCCGCAGATCCGCAAGGAAATCGCCTGGTCGCTCGCCTCCGCAGCGATCTACGGCATCCCGGCGGGAATCGTCGCCTGGGGCTGGCAGGAGCGTGGCTGGACGAAGATCTACACCGGCTGGAGCGACTATCCGCTGTGGTATCTGCCGGTCGCGCCGCTGCTCTACCTGCTCGCGCACGATACCTGGTTCTACTGGACGCACCGGTGGATGCACGTGCCGCGGCTGTTCCGCACCATGCACGCCGTCCACCATGCCAGCCGCCCGCCGACCGCCTGGGCGGCGATGAGCTTTCATCCGTGGGAAGCGATCACCGGGGCGATCGTCATTCCCGCGCTCGTCTTTCTCATCCCGATCCATGTCGCGATGCTGGGAACCGTGCTATTGGTGATGACCGTGATGGGGGTCACCAACCACATGGGGTGGGAGATGTTTCCGCGCCGGCTGGTTCACTCGGCGTTAGGGGGCTGGCTGATAACCGCGAGCCATCACCAGCGGCATCACGAAGAATACCGCTGCAATTACGGGTTGTATTTCAGGCATTGGGACAAGTTATGCGGGACGGATCGGGGACTTTCGCGAAGCTGGGATTGA
- a CDS encoding DUF2141 domain-containing protein, whose product MTTKLSTVISAAAATAMVFAIPTAAQAQYRQTISNNPAKCQSGGGKPAVWITINNVSASRGTLRVQSYRGTSADWLKKGRWLSRIELPARAGQMNVCMPVPEAGTYAIAIRHDLNGNGDTDLREDGGGMSNNPSINIFNLGKPSHTKTAFSVGNGVKSITINMRYW is encoded by the coding sequence ATGACGACAAAACTCTCGACCGTTATCTCCGCCGCGGCGGCGACCGCCATGGTGTTCGCGATTCCGACTGCGGCCCAGGCCCAGTACCGGCAGACCATCTCGAACAATCCGGCCAAGTGCCAGTCGGGCGGCGGCAAGCCGGCCGTCTGGATCACGATCAACAACGTCTCGGCATCGCGCGGCACACTGCGCGTGCAAAGCTACCGCGGCACGTCGGCGGACTGGCTCAAGAAAGGGCGCTGGCTCAGCCGCATCGAACTGCCGGCCAGGGCCGGGCAGATGAACGTGTGCATGCCCGTGCCCGAAGCCGGGACCTATGCGATCGCGATTCGCCACGACCTCAATGGGAACGGTGATACCGACCTCAGGGAAGACGGCGGCGGCATGTCGAACAACCCGTCGATTAACATCTTCAATCTCGGCAAGCCGAGCCATACGAAGACTGCCTTCAGCGTCGGCAACGGGGTCAAGTCGATCACGATCAACATGCGGTACTGGTAA
- a CDS encoding phosphatase domain-containing protein has translation MDFIHGPPVRIEPYFGYRSATCLTISGRALRANKPGLEKRGRLQAIRTMIAQFASREEPDLAVELELKSTAGVTTRHAATTDREGYVHFDLPLSPAWDQPEHTRWETVTFHWRNRHGAACVDGYVLVPGTADGLGVISDIDDTIIETGITGGFRSVLRNWRRVIAQMPEERLAVPGVDAFYGSLGGGAVLSSEEGHAGERLNATRRPFFYVSSSPWNLFAYLVAYMHVRKLPLGPIRLRDWGLNRETFGSSSHGAHKTQAIQQILDFYPERKFAMIGDDTQGDFAAFSQIAVGNPERIAAIFIRSAGDALSPEEETARQTIENAGVPLWTGNDYTTGHEFLAAIGLDGDGEASEIVDAVEDEQVNA, from the coding sequence ATGGACTTCATCCACGGGCCGCCTGTCCGCATCGAACCCTATTTCGGCTATCGCTCCGCCACCTGCCTGACGATTTCGGGCAGGGCGCTGCGCGCGAACAAGCCCGGCCTCGAGAAGCGCGGTCGGCTACAGGCGATCCGCACAATGATCGCGCAGTTCGCTTCGCGCGAGGAGCCCGACCTGGCCGTCGAGCTCGAACTGAAATCGACCGCCGGTGTCACTACTCGTCATGCCGCGACGACCGATCGCGAGGGCTACGTCCATTTCGACCTGCCGCTTTCGCCGGCATGGGACCAGCCCGAGCATACGCGCTGGGAAACGGTGACCTTCCACTGGCGCAATCGCCACGGCGCTGCCTGCGTCGACGGCTACGTGCTGGTTCCGGGGACGGCCGACGGGTTGGGTGTCATTTCCGACATCGACGATACGATCATCGAAACCGGCATCACCGGGGGCTTCAGATCGGTGTTGAGGAATTGGCGCCGGGTGATCGCCCAGATGCCGGAAGAACGGCTCGCCGTGCCGGGCGTCGATGCCTTCTACGGATCGCTCGGCGGCGGGGCCGTTCTGAGCAGCGAAGAGGGTCATGCCGGCGAACGCCTGAACGCCACGCGTCGGCCGTTCTTCTACGTCTCGTCGAGCCCGTGGAACCTGTTCGCCTATCTCGTCGCCTACATGCACGTGCGCAAGCTGCCGCTCGGGCCGATCCGCCTGCGCGACTGGGGGCTCAACCGCGAGACCTTCGGATCGTCAAGCCACGGGGCCCACAAGACCCAGGCGATCCAGCAGATCCTCGATTTCTATCCGGAGCGCAAATTCGCGATGATCGGCGACGATACGCAAGGCGATTTCGCCGCCTTCTCGCAGATCGCGGTCGGCAACCCGGAACGGATCGCGGCGATCTTCATTCGCAGCGCCGGCGATGCCCTGTCTCCCGAAGAGGAAACGGCGAGGCAGACGATCGAGAATGCCGGCGTCCCGCTGTGGACGGGCAATGATTACACGACGGGTCACGAATTTCTCGCCGCGATCGGCCTCGACGGCGACGGAGAAGCGAGCGAGATCGTCGATGCAGTCGAAGACGAGCAGGTGAACGCATGA
- a CDS encoding HD domain-containing protein yields the protein MDVSEQTAHGIAERAKFREMKEGTKEDWAIIGGEYREFAKGLPDRVLEHLKLLDGDFGGFPVCRLEHSLQTATRAHRDGRSEQYVVMALLHDIGDTLGSYNHPEVGASIIKPFVTEEIHWICQNHGAFQGYYYFHFLGMDQNAREKFRDNPHFEACREFCEKYDQAAFDPDYESEPLEFFEPMVRRVMEKPLASMYKAALESEAA from the coding sequence ATGGACGTCAGCGAACAGACCGCGCACGGCATCGCCGAACGGGCGAAATTCCGCGAGATGAAGGAAGGCACCAAGGAAGACTGGGCGATCATCGGCGGGGAATACCGCGAATTCGCCAAGGGCCTGCCCGACCGCGTGCTCGAACACCTCAAGCTGCTCGACGGTGATTTCGGCGGCTTCCCCGTCTGCCGACTCGAACATTCGCTCCAGACCGCGACTCGCGCCCATCGCGACGGGCGCAGCGAGCAATACGTGGTCATGGCCCTGTTGCACGACATCGGCGACACGCTGGGCAGCTACAATCATCCCGAAGTCGGCGCATCGATCATCAAGCCTTTCGTCACCGAGGAAATCCACTGGATCTGCCAGAATCACGGCGCATTCCAGGGCTACTATTATTTCCACTTCCTCGGCATGGACCAGAACGCGCGGGAGAAGTTCCGCGACAATCCGCATTTCGAGGCGTGTCGCGAATTCTGCGAGAAGTACGACCAGGCCGCCTTCGACCCGGATTACGAGAGCGAACCGCTGGAATTCTTCGAACCGATGGTCCGCCGGGTGATGGAGAAGCCGCTCGCGTCGATGTACAAGGCCGCGCTGGAGAGCGAGGCGGCCTGA
- a CDS encoding MmcB family DNA repair protein has product MAAALDSLSDTASCPLPADAAGVARGIMRLFARNNIWCLPEMPLRGGRRADLMGIDAKGQVIIVEIKVQRGDLLGDGKWPDYLDHCDRFYWGVPPGLDRSPLEGLDYKPDCCGIIVADAYDAEIIRPAPSHPLNAARRKKEIEMLARASMRRLTVGVDPDCVPWGQGE; this is encoded by the coding sequence ATGGCTGCCGCGCTTGATTCGCTTTCCGATACCGCTTCGTGCCCGCTTCCCGCCGATGCCGCAGGCGTGGCGCGCGGCATCATGCGCCTGTTCGCGCGCAACAACATCTGGTGCCTGCCCGAGATGCCGCTGCGCGGCGGGCGGCGCGCAGACCTGATGGGGATCGATGCCAAGGGGCAGGTCATCATCGTCGAGATCAAGGTGCAGCGCGGCGACCTGCTGGGCGACGGCAAATGGCCCGATTACCTCGATCATTGCGACCGGTTCTACTGGGGCGTGCCGCCAGGGCTCGATCGCAGCCCGCTCGAAGGGCTCGATTACAAGCCCGATTGCTGCGGCATCATCGTCGCCGATGCCTATGACGCTGAAATCATCCGCCCCGCCCCCTCGCACCCGCTCAACGCGGCGCGGCGCAAGAAGGAAATCGAGATGCTGGCGCGCGCCTCGATGCGGCGCTTGACGGTGGGCGTCGATCCCGATTGCGTGCCGTGGGGCCAAGGCGAGTAG
- a CDS encoding M20 metallopeptidase family protein: MLTTDLLDAAQGESATIVALRRAIHREPELGLQTPMTLAKVRDALADLPLTWKTGGKTTGAVATLKGGKPGATGHGRVLLRGDMDALPMEERTGLDFASTIPGRMHACGHDTHTAMLVGAARILAARAGDLAGEVQFMFQPGEEGYHGARHMLDDGLIDPLPDAAFALHIMPNSPYGRIAGRAGPLMAAADQFTITVKGAGGHASMPHDTRDPLPGSAAIVTALQTMVTRRFSAASPVIVTVTQFHVGTAHNVIADEAVLGGTMRTLSASHRAKVHQLLRETAVLTAQAHGLEAEVEITPGFPVTVCDGRAVVLGERISGELFGEEAWHALADPIMGAEDFSYLLEKVSGAMFFLGVAADGEDWKSCCAIHSPRMTVDEGALPKGTAMLAGCAVEFLENGFSTPG; encoded by the coding sequence ATGCTCACAACCGACCTGCTCGATGCCGCACAGGGCGAATCCGCGACGATCGTCGCGCTGCGCCGCGCAATCCACCGTGAACCCGAACTCGGTCTCCAGACGCCCATGACGCTGGCCAAGGTGCGCGATGCGCTCGCCGACCTGCCGCTGACATGGAAAACCGGCGGCAAGACGACCGGCGCGGTGGCCACCCTCAAGGGCGGAAAACCCGGCGCCACCGGTCACGGCCGGGTGCTGCTGCGCGGCGACATGGACGCTTTGCCCATGGAAGAGCGGACCGGGCTCGATTTCGCCTCGACCATTCCCGGGCGGATGCACGCCTGCGGTCACGATACGCATACCGCCATGCTGGTCGGCGCGGCGCGGATCCTGGCAGCGCGGGCAGGCGATCTGGCGGGCGAGGTGCAATTCATGTTCCAGCCCGGCGAGGAAGGCTATCACGGCGCGCGCCACATGCTCGACGACGGGCTGATCGACCCGCTGCCCGATGCCGCCTTCGCGCTGCATATCATGCCCAACTCGCCTTATGGCCGCATCGCCGGACGCGCGGGGCCGCTGATGGCGGCGGCCGACCAGTTCACGATCACCGTCAAGGGCGCGGGCGGCCATGCCTCGATGCCGCACGACACGCGCGATCCGCTGCCCGGCTCCGCCGCGATCGTCACGGCGCTTCAGACGATGGTCACGCGCCGGTTCAGCGCCGCTTCGCCCGTGATCGTCACCGTCACCCAGTTCCATGTCGGAACGGCCCATAACGTCATCGCCGACGAGGCGGTTCTGGGCGGCACGATGCGCACCCTGTCCGCATCGCACCGGGCGAAGGTTCATCAGCTGCTGCGCGAAACCGCGGTGCTGACAGCCCAGGCGCACGGGCTGGAAGCCGAGGTGGAGATCACCCCCGGTTTCCCGGTGACCGTGTGCGACGGGCGCGCCGTGGTGCTGGGCGAGCGCATCTCGGGCGAGCTGTTCGGCGAGGAAGCCTGGCACGCGCTCGCGGACCCGATCATGGGAGCGGAAGACTTTTCCTACCTGCTCGAGAAAGTGTCCGGCGCGATGTTCTTCCTGGGCGTCGCGGCAGATGGCGAAGACTGGAAGAGCTGCTGCGCGATCCATTCGCCGCGGATGACGGTCGACGAAGGCGCGCTGCCCAAAGGCACGGCGATGCTGGCCGGTTGTGCGGTGGAGTTCCTCGAGAACGGATTTTCGACGCCGGGCTAG
- a CDS encoding sensor histidine kinase — MAVLPFQPTPFFANKNRAFWNLQFAGWGGVLVFRTVSGLAGGQDLSFFVIPLIEAITGFSITLILSTIYGKLITRRPLVTWGVSAIVLAVAVMVFAFITAWVLSLTRPDSETSFTQLLIGYLIFPMTLLGAWSALYYAINFFLQVEQQADQLERLEAQATSAQLAMLRYQLNPHFLFNTLNSISTLVLLKQTEPANAMLIRLSSFLRHTLVTQPGSKVTVAQEVETLQLYLGIERMRFEERLRTDFRIDPDAADACLPSMLLQPLVENAIKYAVSPQEEGAHIGLSAQLVGNRLRIAVSDTGPGLSASGEQLTLPAAIAGEGHTVSTGVGLANIRDRLAQAYGEDHRFEIRTPPEGGFTVIIEIPHEPSEDGSATAAAKAEMKQEGTSPVDRDTDRGEGRFASGIHA, encoded by the coding sequence ATGGCCGTGCTGCCGTTCCAACCCACGCCGTTCTTCGCCAACAAGAACCGCGCCTTCTGGAACCTGCAATTCGCAGGCTGGGGCGGCGTGCTGGTGTTCCGCACCGTTTCCGGCCTTGCCGGCGGGCAGGACCTGTCGTTCTTCGTCATTCCGCTGATCGAGGCGATTACCGGGTTCTCGATCACCCTCATTCTCTCGACCATCTATGGCAAGCTGATCACCCGGCGCCCGCTGGTGACCTGGGGGGTCAGCGCAATCGTACTGGCGGTGGCGGTGATGGTCTTCGCGTTCATCACGGCCTGGGTGCTGAGCCTGACACGCCCCGACAGCGAGACCAGCTTCACCCAGTTGCTGATCGGCTACCTGATCTTTCCCATGACCCTGCTCGGCGCATGGTCGGCGCTTTACTACGCGATCAATTTCTTCCTCCAGGTGGAACAACAGGCCGACCAGCTCGAGCGGCTGGAAGCGCAGGCGACCAGCGCACAGCTCGCGATGCTGCGGTACCAGCTCAACCCGCACTTCCTGTTCAACACGCTGAATTCGATCAGCACGCTGGTCCTGCTCAAGCAGACCGAACCGGCCAATGCGATGCTGATCCGCCTGTCATCGTTCCTGCGCCATACGCTGGTGACCCAGCCGGGAAGCAAGGTGACGGTCGCGCAGGAGGTCGAGACGCTCCAGCTCTACCTCGGGATCGAGCGCATGCGGTTCGAGGAGCGGCTGCGGACCGATTTCCGCATCGATCCCGATGCCGCGGATGCCTGCCTGCCTTCGATGCTGCTTCAGCCGCTGGTCGAGAACGCGATCAAATATGCCGTGAGCCCGCAGGAAGAAGGCGCGCATATCGGCCTGTCGGCTCAACTCGTCGGCAACCGCTTGCGGATCGCCGTATCGGACACCGGACCCGGCTTGTCGGCGAGCGGGGAGCAGCTAACACTGCCGGCCGCCATTGCAGGAGAAGGACACACAGTTTCGACCGGGGTGGGACTAGCTAATATCCGGGACCGGCTGGCGCAGGCCTATGGCGAGGATCACCGGTTCGAGATCCGCACCCCGCCCGAAGGCGGCTTCACCGTCATAATCGAAATCCCGCACGAACCTTCCGAAGACGGCTCCGCGACGGCGGCCGCCAAGGCAGAAATGAAACAAGAAGGCACTTCGCCCGTTGATCGGGATACCGATCGCGGAGAGGGCCGCTTTGCCAGTGGAATACACGCATGA
- a CDS encoding DUF2141 domain-containing protein, which translates to MALATGGLPANAGEGSGAPATRATGGDVSITVTEMRNAKGTVLACMTSDPERFPKCRGDADAYMVKVPAGKAAHLTFKDVKPGRYAIALLHDENGNGKADRALGMMPKEGFGFSRDAPVKMAPPKFGDAAFDYSGKSTSLTIRMRYML; encoded by the coding sequence ATGGCACTGGCGACGGGCGGGTTGCCTGCCAACGCCGGTGAAGGATCGGGCGCGCCCGCTACCCGGGCGACGGGCGGCGACGTATCGATCACCGTCACCGAAATGCGCAACGCCAAGGGCACGGTCCTGGCCTGCATGACATCGGACCCGGAGCGGTTTCCGAAGTGCCGCGGCGATGCCGATGCCTACATGGTCAAGGTTCCGGCGGGCAAGGCCGCGCACCTCACATTCAAGGACGTGAAGCCGGGCCGCTATGCGATCGCGCTGCTCCATGACGAGAACGGCAACGGCAAGGCCGACCGCGCCCTGGGCATGATGCCCAAGGAAGGGTTCGGCTTTTCGCGCGATGCACCGGTCAAGATGGCCCCGCCCAAGTTCGGCGATGCCGCCTTCGACTACAGCGGCAAGTCGACCAGCCTGACGATCAGGATGCGCTACATGCTGTGA
- a CDS encoding diacylglycerol/lipid kinase family protein — protein MSERIHQFGDLHGGVAHTAPDAPVRRKRSAPGEPPRVGVIYNPRSHRNKGQDLVAANLPNVTVRLPHGRERIAETLLQFARDGIDYLVINGGDGTVRDVLSAGQTVFGDDWPEIAVLPKGKTNALNVDLGAPAGWSLSEAVDAFATGKRIERRPLEISGLADGSGSVRGFFFGAGAFTIAVKAGQDAHRLGAFDSLAVGVTALWGMLQTFFGSDRNAWRRGVAMDMRLLPDGRPMPRSPFGEPGRRAILLASTLHRLPMGIKLFDGLDGALKIAILDHPRRRIMAVLPAVIAGYLPDWLEKAGLHRCAVEAFEVDLEDQFILDGEAFPPGHYRVAQGAPLTFVVP, from the coding sequence ATGAGCGAGCGCATCCATCAGTTCGGCGATCTGCACGGCGGGGTGGCCCATACGGCCCCCGATGCCCCCGTGCGGCGCAAACGCTCCGCGCCTGGGGAGCCGCCCCGAGTGGGCGTGATCTACAATCCGCGCAGCCATCGCAACAAGGGGCAGGACCTGGTCGCCGCCAACCTGCCCAACGTAACGGTGCGGCTGCCGCACGGGCGCGAGCGGATCGCGGAGACGCTGCTGCAATTCGCGCGCGACGGTATCGACTACCTGGTCATCAACGGCGGAGACGGCACGGTGCGCGACGTGCTGAGCGCAGGCCAGACGGTGTTCGGCGACGACTGGCCCGAGATCGCGGTTCTGCCCAAGGGCAAGACCAATGCGCTCAATGTCGATCTCGGCGCGCCGGCCGGCTGGTCGCTGAGCGAGGCGGTCGATGCCTTCGCCACGGGCAAGCGGATCGAGCGCCGCCCGCTCGAGATCAGCGGCCTCGCCGATGGATCGGGCAGCGTCCGCGGCTTCTTCTTCGGTGCAGGCGCGTTCACCATCGCGGTAAAGGCCGGACAGGACGCGCATCGGCTGGGCGCTTTCGACAGCCTCGCGGTCGGCGTGACGGCGCTGTGGGGCATGTTGCAGACGTTCTTCGGGAGCGACCGCAACGCCTGGCGACGCGGCGTGGCGATGGACATGCGGCTGCTGCCGGATGGCAGGCCGATGCCGCGCAGCCCGTTCGGCGAACCTGGCAGGCGCGCGATACTGCTTGCGTCCACCCTCCACCGCCTCCCGATGGGGATCAAGCTGTTCGACGGGCTGGACGGCGCGCTCAAGATCGCGATCCTCGACCATCCGCGCAGGCGGATCATGGCGGTGCTGCCGGCGGTGATCGCGGGCTATCTGCCCGACTGGCTCGAGAAGGCCGGGCTGCATCGCTGCGCGGTCGAGGCGTTCGAAGTCGACCTGGAAGACCAGTTCATCCTCGATGGCGAGGCCTTTCCTCCCGGCCATTACCGGGTCGCGCAAGGCGCACCGCTGACCTTCGTCGTTCCGTGA